The segment AAAGTGAATACGCGCGGCATCCCAGTATACGCGTTAATCGCAACAATGGCTGTAGGTTGTGTATCATTTTTAGCTTCATTCTTCGGTGATGGTGTCGTTTATATTTGGTTATTAAACGCATCAGGGCTATCCGGATTTATTGCATGGCTAGGAATTGCGATAAGTCATTACCGATTCCGCCGAGCGTATGTTGCGCAAGGGCGTTCACTAAGTGATTTACCATATGTATCTAAATTCTTCCCATTTGGTCCATTATTCGCATTTGCACTATGTACGCTTGTTATTTTAGGACAAAACTACATGGCGTTCATGGGGGGCACAATTGACTGGTATGGCGTTTTAGTATCATATATTGGCATCCCTTTATTCGTAGCACTGTGGGTAGGTTATAAATGGAAACATAAAACGAAAGTCGTGCCATTAATGGATTGCGATTTAACAAATAAGTACTAAATCAGAAGCAAAATCTCATTTATTTGAGGTTTTGCTTTTTTTATTCTGTTTGTGCCAAAAGTTATATTGAGATGGTATGATTAGAATATAATGAAGGAACGAAACATAGCGATATCACTCGCTATTAATGATAAAGGAAATTGAAGGAAGTGATGAAAGGTGACAGTTTCAAAAGGGTTTTATAAAAAGATTTACAATTGGCTAATGGATGTAGAAAAAAATGAAGTCCGATACCGCCCATTTATAATGGATGGAAATCCTTATAAATCACGTGTTTTTTTAGTCGGATCAAATGCGATACCATTTTTTATGGTGGAGCAAGGTGATGAGAAATCATTTGCAGATGCATTACTAAATCAAGACTTACTGGAAGACTTATATGATCGTGACATACATGATGCGCCGCGTGAATTTAAAGGATCTTTACATTTTGCGAAATGGCTACAAAAGGAATTCAATGAAACGACTGTTTATACTTCTTTGAATGCATTCCAAGTGGAAACTGCCGATGAATTAAAGAAAGTAAAAAAAGAAAATCCACAAGCCTTTGCACGCGGGCAAGTTATTTTTGACGAAGTATTCAATGAGTTTCAACCAGAAATTATTATTCTTCAAGGGACAGCTGCATTGAATCAATTTAAAGAGATGTATGCCGAACGTTTAGTAATTTATAATTCTACAATAACAAAAGTGCAGCAATTAGAAGTAGAAGGACCATTTGCAGAAATGCTTGATCAAAACGGCAAAAAGGTGTATATTTTCGCAACACGTAGCATGTCTTATTTCGGAAAAGACGGTTTAAAGTTTGGAGATTTTAAAAACAAAATCCGCGAATTTCTAGAAAATTAAAGCGAAATCCGAACATTGAACTATCTATTTGTATGGAAAACACCAAATTTCCGAATAATAAGAATAATTCTTTTATTTTAGATTTATTGCTTTTCCAAAATGAGATGATTATAATTGGAACATTCACATGACTTACTTAAATCAAATTAAATAACTTTACTCATATAATAGCGGGGATAAGGCTTGCGAGTTTCTACCGATTTACCATAAATAAATCGACTATGGGTGAAGCATGATTAACGAATGAATTGTCCAATTATTCACTTAGAATCATTGTGCGATTCATCTGTTATTTCTTTTGAACTTTACTCAGAAGACTTGCTCCACTCTAAACAAGTGGACAGGTTTACTGAGTTTTTTTGTAATTGGAAAATGTTTTGAAAATAAAAGGAGGACTTTATTATTATGCAACGCTTAAAAGAAAAGATTGAACAAGAAGGACAAGTACTATCGGATGTTGTCTTAAAAGTAGATTCAT is part of the Solibacillus sp. FSL K6-1523 genome and harbors:
- a CDS encoding RNA 2'-phosphotransferase, encoding MTVSKGFYKKIYNWLMDVEKNEVRYRPFIMDGNPYKSRVFLVGSNAIPFFMVEQGDEKSFADALLNQDLLEDLYDRDIHDAPREFKGSLHFAKWLQKEFNETTVYTSLNAFQVETADELKKVKKENPQAFARGQVIFDEVFNEFQPEIIILQGTAALNQFKEMYAERLVIYNSTITKVQQLEVEGPFAEMLDQNGKKVYIFATRSMSYFGKDGLKFGDFKNKIREFLEN